A single genomic interval of Adhaeribacter pallidiroseus harbors:
- a CDS encoding BamA/TamA family outer membrane protein, producing MYKAGACLFYLLLISFTGWAQREVNVSINTPIGKDREVLRKYVYPARFPDSLAARQGMRSLMQQLQHDGYLTASIDTFYFKTGVLYSQFFIGERYQWARLRNGNVGNSLLAQAGYKEKLYTGKPFLPAEWAKLQEAVLTQAENNGYPFASVRLDSIEIRDNQIDAAVLVEKGPLIVFDSLQISGTTKTSRRFLSRYLQIYPGQLYDQQKNKNITRLLKQLPYLEVTQPPLLQFGRNQVRLYLFLNDKEANQFDGIVGFLPDPQGKEQKLLVTGELNLDIRNVKGSGKALGLHWRKVQRGSQLLNASYSHPNLFGSPLELGFTFNLYKQDTAFITLKPRLQFGFNTFKAGKVTLFTEFQNSRLLLSPVGLQEKRDSIPIADFTYNAYGWEYLRQTLDDLYFPRQGYQLGGQIAIGNKTIKRNISREASYYDTIRLKTTQVSMSLHGEHYFKLNRTSVVLTRLRGEALINPQLFYNDLFRLGGLTTLRGFPEYTFYASRYAIGTLEYRLFTGQDSYVLLFYDQGYYRRSIGKDRVQEYPIGLGTGISFSTGAGIFQFIYSVGQSKALNQPIGLNYSRIHFGLTSRF from the coding sequence ATGTACAAAGCCGGAGCCTGCCTTTTCTACTTATTACTAATCAGCTTTACCGGGTGGGCCCAGCGCGAGGTAAATGTAAGTATCAACACCCCGATTGGCAAAGACCGGGAAGTATTGCGGAAATACGTTTATCCAGCGCGGTTTCCAGATTCGTTGGCGGCCCGCCAAGGTATGCGTAGTTTAATGCAACAACTGCAGCACGACGGTTATTTAACGGCATCCATCGATACTTTTTATTTTAAAACTGGCGTATTGTACAGTCAGTTTTTCATCGGCGAAAGGTACCAATGGGCCCGGCTGCGCAATGGCAATGTAGGTAACAGTTTACTCGCGCAAGCCGGATATAAAGAAAAGCTGTACACCGGCAAACCGTTTCTGCCAGCTGAATGGGCAAAGCTGCAAGAAGCTGTATTAACGCAAGCCGAAAATAATGGGTATCCGTTTGCCAGCGTCCGCTTAGATTCTATCGAAATACGAGATAATCAGATAGATGCCGCCGTGCTGGTGGAAAAAGGACCGCTTATTGTTTTCGATTCCTTACAGATTTCCGGCACTACTAAAACTTCCCGTCGATTTTTGAGCCGTTACCTGCAAATTTATCCCGGGCAGTTGTACGACCAGCAAAAAAATAAAAATATTACCAGGTTGCTCAAACAATTGCCCTACTTAGAAGTAACGCAGCCACCTTTATTGCAGTTTGGCCGGAATCAGGTGCGCCTATACTTATTTTTAAATGATAAAGAAGCGAATCAGTTTGATGGAATTGTGGGTTTCTTGCCCGACCCGCAAGGTAAAGAACAAAAGCTACTAGTTACCGGCGAATTAAATTTGGATATCCGCAATGTAAAGGGTAGTGGGAAAGCGCTGGGTTTGCACTGGCGAAAAGTGCAACGTGGCTCGCAACTATTAAACGCCAGTTATAGCCATCCTAACCTTTTTGGATCACCACTCGAACTAGGATTTACTTTTAACCTGTATAAGCAAGATACCGCTTTTATTACTTTAAAACCCCGGCTGCAGTTCGGTTTTAATACCTTTAAAGCCGGTAAAGTTACGCTATTCACCGAATTTCAAAATTCTAGATTGTTGCTTTCGCCTGTGGGTTTGCAGGAAAAGCGCGACTCCATCCCGATTGCCGACTTTACCTACAATGCTTATGGTTGGGAGTATCTTCGCCAAACACTCGATGATCTGTATTTTCCGCGGCAAGGCTACCAATTAGGCGGACAAATAGCGATTGGGAATAAAACTATTAAGCGTAATATAAGCCGAGAAGCTAGTTATTACGACACTATTCGCCTGAAAACAACCCAAGTTTCTATGAGCTTGCACGGGGAACATTATTTTAAATTAAATCGCACAAGTGTGGTATTAACCCGTTTACGGGGTGAAGCTTTGATTAACCCGCAATTGTTTTATAACGATTTATTTCGGCTGGGCGGCCTAACCACGCTCCGCGGTTTTCCGGAATACACTTTTTATGCTTCTAGGTATGCCATCGGCACCTTAGAATACCGGCTGTTTACCGGGCAGGATTCGTACGTTTTGCTTTTCTACGATCAGGGTTATTATCGCCGTAGCATTGGCAAAGACCGGGTGCAGGAATACCCCATTGGGTTGGGTACCGGCATTAGTTTTAGTACCGGAGCCGGTATATTTCAATTCATTTACTCCGTTGGGCAATCAAAAGCCTTAAATCAACCCATAGGTTTAAATTATTCCCGCATTCATTTTGGTTTAACCAGCCGATTTTAA